One window of the Zea mays cultivar B73 chromosome 3, Zm-B73-REFERENCE-NAM-5.0, whole genome shotgun sequence genome contains the following:
- the LOC100276559 gene encoding uncharacterized protein LOC100276559 — MPLYDCMLLLKTTVTREVLAELVTRVARRACQRNGVVTDVKSFGKVSLAYGIRKLDGRHFQGHLMQMTMMVPPSFPQELHYLNKEDRLLRWLVVKHRDTVYGLEFLNADGGRDELRSFSLGHTKGDYDIEIDSDDEDYDDSDDEEYAIEEEEEEEEAAKDEEKK; from the exons ATGCCGCTGTACGACTGCATGCTGCTGCTGAAGACGACGGTGACCAGGGAGGTCCTAGCGGAACTGGTGACGCGGGTGGCGCGCCGCGCATGCCAGCGCAACGGGGTCGTCACCGACGTCAAGTCATTCGGCAAGGTCAGCCTCGCCTACGGCATCAGGAAGCTCGACGGCCGCCACTTCCAG GGCCATCTTATGCAAATGACCATGATGGTTCCCCCTTCGTTCCCGCAAGAACTCCACTATCTGAACAAGGAGGACAGGCTGCTTCGCTGGCTGGTCGTGAAGCACAGAGACACGGTATACGGGTTGGAGTTCTTGAACGCGGATGGCGGGAGGGACGAGCTGAGAAGTTTCAGCCTTGGTCACACGAAGGGCGACTACGATATTGAAattgactccgacgacgaagactacgatgactccgacgacgaagagtACGCAAtcgaggaggaggaagaggaagaggaggCGGCGAAGGATGAGGAGAAGAAGTAG